A single window of uncultured Sunxiuqinia sp. DNA harbors:
- a CDS encoding ATP-binding protein, whose amino-acid sequence MEQKQKIQISQTSIIKNAFDAAQIGIWHWCIDSNELIINEAYAKIIGYTCSELAPYNGDLWKSICHPEDQETLIADLNGLPQTSKKHFAFRARLKHKNGSWIWAQVNGGISEYNSDNSPTELSGTLTDISELYQSKNTLDYRLQIEKIVSTISADFIGFQQKDLDKHINKTIKKIGEFLDVDRCYVFQFDNHNSIMSNTHEWCKKGIPSETGNLQNLPTSAFPWWMKKLNKLKHINIKQVKKLPKYAAAEKDILLSQSIVSLLVVPIHYRENLLGFIGFDSISESREWPNADIHLLKTIAHTIANGLNANASQKVLIEAKEKAEESNKIKSAFLATINHELRTPLHHILGFSELMRMNKIPTNEISNFADKIHRSGNHLLQIIEDILNLALADSSFVKVRKESFKGMEMFLQHKTLLEELVRSSNKENQIELIYKPAPNLVNKKFIADNNKINQVIVNLIKNAVKFTRSGQIEYHADISNNTLLLKIKDTGIGIPYHQQRLIFDFFRQGDDNSTRAYSGIGVGLAISKRITNIMDGELSVQSIQGKGSTFTLSIPVEVISLVKAETANELSRQ is encoded by the coding sequence TTGGAACAAAAACAGAAAATACAAATCTCACAAACTAGCATAATCAAAAATGCTTTTGATGCTGCCCAGATTGGTATTTGGCATTGGTGCATTGATTCCAACGAACTTATTATAAATGAAGCTTATGCCAAAATAATTGGATACACTTGTAGCGAACTGGCCCCATACAACGGCGATTTATGGAAAAGCATTTGTCACCCTGAAGATCAAGAGACTTTAATTGCTGATCTCAATGGACTTCCCCAAACATCTAAAAAACATTTTGCATTTCGGGCAAGACTAAAGCACAAAAATGGATCTTGGATTTGGGCACAAGTCAATGGAGGTATCTCCGAGTACAACTCTGATAATAGCCCAACAGAACTCAGTGGTACGTTGACTGACATCTCAGAACTATACCAATCGAAAAACACCTTGGATTATAGATTGCAAATTGAAAAGATAGTCTCAACTATTTCAGCTGACTTTATTGGATTTCAGCAAAAAGATCTAGATAAACACATCAATAAAACAATAAAAAAGATTGGTGAATTCCTGGATGTTGACCGTTGTTATGTTTTTCAATTTGATAATCATAACTCCATTATGAGTAACACGCACGAGTGGTGTAAAAAAGGCATTCCTTCTGAAACTGGAAACTTACAGAACTTGCCAACTTCGGCATTTCCCTGGTGGATGAAAAAATTAAATAAGCTGAAGCATATCAACATTAAACAAGTTAAAAAATTACCAAAATATGCTGCGGCCGAAAAAGATATTTTATTAAGCCAATCAATAGTCTCATTACTGGTTGTTCCCATTCACTATAGAGAAAACCTTCTGGGATTTATCGGCTTTGACTCTATTTCAGAAAGCAGAGAATGGCCCAATGCTGATATTCATTTATTGAAAACGATTGCGCATACAATTGCAAATGGATTAAATGCAAACGCTAGTCAAAAGGTTCTTATTGAAGCAAAAGAGAAAGCTGAAGAGAGCAATAAAATAAAGTCGGCGTTTCTAGCCACAATCAACCACGAACTTCGTACACCTCTTCATCATATTCTTGGTTTTAGTGAGTTAATGCGAATGAACAAAATTCCGACAAATGAGATTAGTAATTTTGCTGATAAAATTCACAGGAGTGGAAACCACCTTTTACAGATCATTGAAGATATATTGAACCTAGCATTAGCCGACAGTTCTTTTGTGAAGGTCAGAAAAGAGAGCTTCAAAGGAATGGAAATGTTCCTTCAGCACAAAACTCTTTTAGAAGAACTGGTTCGATCGTCGAATAAGGAAAATCAAATAGAACTTATCTACAAACCGGCCCCAAATCTTGTCAATAAAAAATTTATAGCCGACAATAATAAAATCAACCAAGTCATTGTCAACCTGATCAAAAATGCGGTCAAATTTACGCGTTCAGGACAAATCGAATATCATGCTGATATCAGTAATAACACATTGCTTTTGAAAATAAAGGATACCGGAATCGGAATTCCTTATCACCAACAAAGATTAATTTTCGATTTTTTCAGACAAGGAGACGACAACTCAACGCGCGCTTACAGCGGAATTGGTGTTGGACTAGCAATATCCAAAAGGATTACGAATATCATGGATGGCGAATTATCAGTTCAATCGATCCAAGGAAAAGGAAGTACGTTTACTCTTAGCATCCCGGTAGAAGTTATTTCTTTAGTAAAAGCAGAAACAGCGAACGAACTAAGCCGCCAATAA
- the pgl gene encoding 6-phosphogluconolactonase has product MNKNKEVKIFPNAQDLAEAFAFELFQMTKSSKQRLDIALSGGSTPKLLFKVLANQYADKIPWERIHFWWGDERCVSPTHKDSNFGMTQEFLLSKINIDADNIHRVKGELPPEEAAADYILQIQSNLNEREDWPIFDLIILGMGDDGHTASIFPHEMELLTSDKICEVATHPESGQKRVSLTGNVINNANRIYFLISGKAKAKPLSAIMNNLKSATKLPTFHIEPKQGEIIFFLDNLAASEI; this is encoded by the coding sequence ATGAACAAAAACAAAGAAGTAAAGATTTTCCCGAACGCACAGGATCTTGCAGAAGCTTTCGCATTTGAGCTTTTTCAAATGACTAAAAGTAGCAAACAACGACTTGACATTGCTCTTTCGGGAGGTAGCACACCGAAATTACTCTTTAAAGTTTTGGCCAATCAATATGCTGACAAAATACCGTGGGAAAGAATTCACTTTTGGTGGGGTGATGAGCGATGCGTTTCTCCCACCCACAAAGACAGTAATTTTGGGATGACTCAAGAATTTTTGCTTTCAAAAATCAATATTGATGCGGACAACATCCATCGGGTGAAGGGAGAATTACCTCCGGAGGAAGCAGCAGCTGATTACATCCTTCAAATTCAATCAAACCTCAACGAACGGGAGGATTGGCCAATTTTTGATCTGATTATACTTGGCATGGGTGATGACGGACACACAGCGTCTATTTTTCCGCATGAGATGGAATTACTCACATCGGACAAAATTTGTGAAGTGGCCACACATCCCGAGAGCGGACAGAAACGAGTGAGCCTTACCGGAAATGTCATTAATAATGCGAACCGCATTTATTTTTTAATTTCTGGGAAAGCAAAAGCAAAACCTCTTTCGGCGATTATGAACAACTTAAAAAGCGCAACCAAATTGCCAACTTTCCACATCGAACCAAAACAAGGAGAAATAATCTTTTTCCTTGACAATCTGGCTGCCTCAGAAATCTAG
- the zwf gene encoding glucose-6-phosphate dehydrogenase — protein sequence MKQAESHILVIFGASGDLTKRKLIPALLELEKQDLLPDDFAVLGVSRTELSDDDFRERMMEFLSKKDDEKLSKKFLNRLHYQAISTGESYDYPVLRDRLFTIAKEKGIPENFIFYLSTPPSLYEIIPQNLASVELNSSADGFRRLIVEKPFGTDLESAKELNKNLLNYFAEDQIYRIDHYLGKESVQNLLVTRFSNGIFEPIWNHNFIHHVEITSAESLGVENRGGYYDHSGAMRDMVQNHLLQLVGMVAMEPPVVVEADAIRNEVLKVFQSLRPIKKNEVEKHVIRGQYIESHVKGKLVKGYRQEKGVAPESRTETFMAMKFFIDNWRWAGVPFYIRTGKKLPTRVTEVVIHFKKTPHHLFGSEHESEQQANQLVIRIQPDEGILLKFGMKVPGAGFRVQTVNMDFHYDDLADVRLPSAYERLLLDCMQGDATLYSRGDAVEKAWEYVQPIMDAWKNNKDIPVYGYPAGTWGPDVADQLVKGSQWRYPCKNLSNDGTYCEL from the coding sequence ATGAAACAAGCAGAATCACATATACTCGTTATTTTTGGAGCTTCGGGAGATTTAACTAAGCGTAAGTTAATCCCAGCTTTATTGGAACTGGAAAAACAAGATCTACTTCCGGACGATTTCGCCGTGCTTGGCGTCAGTCGAACTGAATTATCTGATGACGATTTCCGGGAACGAATGATGGAGTTTTTATCTAAAAAAGACGATGAAAAACTTTCGAAAAAGTTCCTAAATCGGCTTCACTATCAGGCAATATCAACAGGCGAATCATACGATTACCCGGTTCTAAGAGATCGGCTTTTTACCATCGCCAAAGAAAAGGGTATCCCCGAAAATTTTATTTTTTACCTGTCCACACCACCATCGCTTTACGAAATTATACCACAAAACCTGGCAAGCGTGGAGCTAAATAGTTCTGCCGACGGATTTCGTCGCCTGATTGTGGAGAAGCCGTTTGGAACAGACCTGGAATCGGCAAAAGAGCTAAATAAAAATCTGTTAAACTATTTTGCTGAGGATCAAATCTATCGTATTGATCACTACCTCGGGAAAGAATCTGTTCAAAACTTACTGGTAACACGTTTTTCAAACGGTATTTTTGAACCAATCTGGAATCACAACTTCATTCATCATGTCGAAATAACCTCGGCTGAAAGCCTGGGAGTGGAGAACCGTGGAGGTTATTACGACCACTCCGGCGCAATGCGTGACATGGTGCAAAACCACTTACTTCAGTTGGTAGGAATGGTCGCCATGGAGCCTCCCGTAGTTGTTGAAGCAGATGCCATTCGAAACGAGGTTCTGAAAGTCTTTCAATCCCTGCGACCAATTAAAAAAAACGAAGTTGAGAAACACGTGATTCGCGGACAATATATTGAATCGCACGTCAAAGGAAAACTAGTTAAAGGTTATCGGCAGGAAAAAGGAGTAGCACCTGAAAGCCGAACTGAAACCTTTATGGCCATGAAGTTTTTCATTGATAATTGGCGTTGGGCTGGCGTTCCATTTTACATCCGTACCGGGAAAAAACTCCCAACTCGTGTAACGGAAGTCGTCATTCATTTCAAAAAAACACCGCACCATTTATTTGGCAGCGAACACGAATCAGAACAACAAGCAAACCAGCTGGTTATCCGCATTCAACCTGACGAAGGTATCTTGCTGAAATTTGGCATGAAGGTTCCTGGAGCAGGTTTTCGGGTTCAAACCGTCAATATGGATTTCCATTATGATGATTTGGCCGACGTGCGATTGCCTTCGGCTTACGAACGGCTGTTACTCGATTGTATGCAAGGCGATGCCACACTATACTCACGCGGCGATGCCGTTGAAAAAGCATGGGAATACGTTCAACCCATAATGGATGCCTGGAAAAATAACAAAGACATTCCGGTTTACGGATATCCGGCAGGTACATGGGGCCCAGATGTTGCCGACCAATTGGTGAAGGGGTCACAATGGCGATATCCGTGCAAAAACCTTTCGAACGACGGCACCTATTGCGAATTGTAG
- a CDS encoding 4'-phosphopantetheinyl transferase superfamily protein, whose amino-acid sequence MPLILEKHIDEGLLLLWELTEDLEWFKNQFSHLVDDETFKQLRNEKRQKEWLAVKMMLKHLRCTNLNHFYNEAGQPQLHHPRFKKISISHSSQLAGILIHPNQEVGLDLESLDRNFKSIAHKYLSIEEIEVAQKTDENYALFWCAKEAVYKTAGIPGISFSTQILLKLNQHNKLTAKLLTPELTKTYKISYFEYKNQLVVYLLAN is encoded by the coding sequence ATGCCCTTAATTCTGGAAAAACATATCGACGAAGGCCTACTGCTACTTTGGGAGTTGACCGAAGACTTAGAGTGGTTTAAAAATCAATTTTCACATTTAGTCGATGACGAGACCTTTAAACAACTAAGAAACGAAAAGCGGCAGAAAGAATGGCTCGCAGTGAAAATGATGCTAAAACACCTTAGATGCACGAACTTAAATCATTTCTACAATGAAGCCGGACAGCCTCAATTACATCACCCAAGGTTTAAAAAAATCAGCATTAGTCACTCCAGCCAACTTGCCGGTATTCTTATCCATCCCAACCAAGAAGTAGGACTTGACCTTGAAAGCCTTGACCGAAACTTCAAAAGTATTGCGCACAAATACCTTTCAATCGAAGAAATTGAAGTGGCTCAAAAAACAGATGAAAACTATGCCTTGTTTTGGTGCGCCAAAGAGGCAGTCTATAAAACTGCAGGAATCCCGGGCATCAGTTTTTCAACCCAAATTTTACTCAAATTAAACCAGCATAACAAACTAACGGCAAAACTACTGACACCTGAGCTGACAAAAACTTACAAAATCAGCTATTTCGAATACAAAAATCAACTCGTTGTTTATTTGCTTGCCAATTAA
- the gldD gene encoding gliding motility lipoprotein GldD encodes MYRIFFIVSILVLIGCQKEYIPKPRGYFRIDFPEKSYKKLDKELPYSFDIPGYSITRRVNKSGATPKWITISTPENKADIHISYDELDHNLLKHIEESRKLAYDHSIKADAISERVYINPKENVYGTIYNIEGNAASPIQFFLTDSTKHFLRGALYFREVPNIDSLRPVIDFFRPDIIRLIETTKWK; translated from the coding sequence ATGTACCGTATATTCTTTATCGTTTCTATTTTAGTGCTAATTGGTTGTCAAAAAGAATACATACCAAAACCTCGTGGTTACTTTCGGATTGATTTTCCGGAGAAGTCATACAAAAAACTAGATAAAGAGCTTCCTTATTCTTTCGATATTCCCGGCTATTCGATTACCCGACGAGTAAACAAATCAGGTGCTACCCCGAAGTGGATCACAATAAGCACTCCTGAAAACAAAGCTGACATCCACATCAGTTACGACGAACTTGACCATAATCTGCTTAAACACATTGAGGAAAGTCGTAAACTTGCTTACGATCACTCAATAAAAGCAGACGCGATTAGTGAACGTGTTTACATAAATCCGAAGGAGAATGTATACGGAACAATCTATAACATTGAAGGTAACGCCGCCTCTCCAATTCAGTTTTTTTTAACTGACAGCACAAAACACTTCTTGCGTGGTGCACTCTACTTTAGAGAAGTACCTAACATAGACTCTCTTCGTCCGGTTATTGATTTTTTTCGTCCTGATATTATCCGATTGATTGAAACAACAAAATGGAAATAG
- the gldE gene encoding gliding motility-associated protein GldE has product METDPLPILSAINWDFQTYPLTPAVIFSLVLILLLLLSSALISGSEVAYFSLSPQDRVKIKAFKSKHNDTILEHLDNPEKLLATILVANNFVNIGIVILSAYTTEKIFDFSSAPTLGFIFQVVVITFVLLLFGEIIPKVYASSNTLSFARLMAIPLDVLERIFRPINSILIHSTKFVNKHFQRQSQNISVDELSQALELTLEHDHAEDKEILEGIVKFGNKNVVEIMRSRVDVEALELKDSYSKVINLINDSGYSRIPVYSGSFDNIKGILYIKDLLPHINKKVNFKWQTIIRPPFYVPETKKIDDLLEEFQKNKVHMAIVVDEYGGSSGIVTLEDILEEIVGEIADEFDEEENYFTKIADNKYLFDGKILLHDFFKITGTDDHTFDNYKGDADTLAGLILELRGEIPIVHEKITCKNFVFLIESVDNRRIKKIKVEIN; this is encoded by the coding sequence TTGGAAACAGACCCTTTACCGATACTCTCAGCAATCAATTGGGATTTTCAGACATATCCCTTGACGCCTGCTGTCATATTTAGCCTTGTTTTAATTTTATTATTGCTTTTATCATCCGCTTTGATTTCAGGATCCGAGGTAGCCTATTTCTCTTTAAGTCCGCAAGACAGAGTAAAAATAAAAGCATTTAAAAGCAAGCACAATGATACGATATTAGAGCATTTAGACAACCCTGAAAAATTGTTGGCTACGATCTTAGTAGCCAACAATTTTGTTAACATTGGGATCGTAATCTTATCTGCCTATACAACTGAAAAAATCTTTGACTTTTCATCTGCTCCAACGCTGGGGTTCATCTTTCAGGTTGTCGTTATTACTTTTGTGCTATTACTTTTTGGAGAAATTATTCCAAAGGTATACGCATCAAGCAACACGCTAAGCTTTGCCCGCTTAATGGCTATTCCACTAGATGTGCTCGAACGGATTTTTCGTCCAATTAATTCAATTCTTATTCATTCAACAAAGTTTGTCAATAAACACTTTCAGCGGCAAAGTCAAAATATTTCTGTTGACGAACTTTCTCAGGCTCTTGAACTAACTCTTGAACATGACCATGCTGAAGACAAAGAAATACTAGAAGGCATTGTTAAGTTTGGCAATAAAAATGTTGTTGAAATTATGCGTTCCAGAGTTGATGTTGAAGCATTGGAGCTGAAAGATTCCTATTCAAAAGTAATTAACCTGATCAATGACTCAGGCTATTCGCGCATTCCCGTTTACTCCGGTTCATTCGACAATATTAAAGGGATTCTTTACATTAAGGACCTACTACCCCACATCAATAAAAAGGTAAACTTCAAGTGGCAAACCATCATTCGTCCTCCTTTTTATGTGCCTGAGACCAAAAAAATTGATGATCTTCTGGAGGAGTTTCAAAAAAATAAAGTGCACATGGCCATTGTGGTTGATGAATACGGTGGTAGTTCGGGCATTGTAACCCTCGAAGATATTTTGGAAGAAATAGTTGGCGAAATAGCGGATGAATTTGATGAAGAAGAAAACTATTTCACAAAAATTGCCGACAACAAGTATCTTTTTGATGGCAAAATACTGCTGCACGACTTTTTTAAAATTACAGGAACCGACGACCACACTTTTGATAACTATAAGGGAGACGCTGATACTCTGGCCGGATTAATCCTTGAATTGCGAGGTGAAATACCAATTGTACACGAAAAGATCACTTGCAAAAATTTTGTTTTCTTAATTGAATCGGTTGATAACCGTCGGATCAAAAAAATCAAAGTTGAAATAAATTAA
- a CDS encoding single-stranded DNA-binding protein, with protein MSVNKVILVGNVGRDPEVRYLDKDVAVANFPLATSESYTAKNGEKVTSTEWHNIVIWRGLAKVVEQYVKKGDRLYIEGRIRTRSWEDKEGNKRYTTEIYGDNMEMLGGPRNQQGGNDNQNHSSAAQNDKGNSVNEPDFSPNEEDDLPF; from the coding sequence ATGTCAGTAAACAAAGTTATTTTAGTAGGAAATGTAGGTCGCGATCCTGAAGTTCGATATCTGGACAAGGATGTGGCTGTTGCAAACTTCCCACTTGCCACCTCTGAAAGTTACACCGCTAAAAATGGTGAAAAAGTAACATCAACCGAATGGCACAATATCGTTATTTGGAGAGGCTTGGCAAAAGTGGTTGAACAATACGTAAAGAAAGGAGACCGCCTTTATATTGAAGGACGTATACGTACCCGCTCGTGGGAAGATAAGGAAGGGAACAAGCGCTATACAACCGAAATTTATGGTGATAACATGGAAATGTTGGGTGGCCCTCGTAATCAACAAGGAGGCAACGATAACCAAAACCACTCTTCTGCCGCACAAAACGACAAAGGAAACAGTGTTAACGAACCTGATTTTAGTCCGAACGAAGAAGACGATTTACCATTTTAA